DNA from Rhizobacter sp. J219:
AACAACGAAGACTCCATCGCCGTCCACGAAACCGCCGGGCTGGTGGTGCTGGCCGATGGCATGGGCGGCTACAACGCCGGCGAAGTGGCCAGCGGCATGGCCACATCCTTCATCAAGGCCGAACTCGGCCGCTGGCTGCAGGAAGCCTCCAGCAACGCCACCGACACCGACGTCCGCCGCGCGATGGACATCTGCGTCGACAACGCGAACCGGGCGATCTTCAACGCTGCCAATTCCAACCCGCAGTACGCCGGCATGGGCACCACGCTCGTCGTCGGAGCCTTCCGCGAAGGCCGCCTGTTGATGGGGCACGTGGGCGATTCGCGCGGCTACCGGTTCCGCGGCGGCCGGCTGGTGCAGATCACCCACGACCACTCGCTGCTGCAGGAGCAGATCGACTCCGGGCTCATCACGCCCGAGCAGGCCGCGTTCTCCACCAACAAGAACCTGGTCACCCGCGCCGTCGGTGTGGAAGACACGGTGCTCCTCGAAACGCACCTGCACGACATCATGCCGGGCGACGTCTACTTGTTGTGTTCCGACGGTTTGTCGGACATGCTGGACGACGACGGCATCGCCCAGGTGTTGCAGTCGCACGATGCGCTTCCCGAGATGGGGCAGGCGCTCATCGATGCGGCGAACGACGCAGGGGGAAAGGATAATATTGCCGTGGTGTTGGTGCGCGTGAAGGGCCAGAGCAATGCGCCCCGTTCGTGGTGGCCCTTCAGGCGCTGAGGCGGTGGTCCACATCATCCATCTGGCCCATCGGGCCTGAGACAGACAAAACACAGAGGTCAAGCATGGGCAAGCTGGTCGTATCGCTCGACGGGGTGGTGATCAAGGAAG
Protein-coding regions in this window:
- a CDS encoding Stp1/IreP family PP2C-type Ser/Thr phosphatase → MTLEFFSATDTGRARNNNEDSIAVHETAGLVVLADGMGGYNAGEVASGMATSFIKAELGRWLQEASSNATDTDVRRAMDICVDNANRAIFNAANSNPQYAGMGTTLVVGAFREGRLLMGHVGDSRGYRFRGGRLVQITHDHSLLQEQIDSGLITPEQAAFSTNKNLVTRAVGVEDTVLLETHLHDIMPGDVYLLCSDGLSDMLDDDGIAQVLQSHDALPEMGQALIDAANDAGGKDNIAVVLVRVKGQSNAPRSWWPFRR